In Morganella morganii, the following are encoded in one genomic region:
- the gcvH gene encoding glycine cleavage system protein GcvH, translating into MSNIPENLKYTEDHEWVRHESGDEYVAGITDYAQELLGDVVFVELPEVGDEITFGEAFGTVESVKAASDLYAPVTGTVIAVNEALEDSPELVNSEPYEGGWMIRIKITDPDEFAGLMDAAKYAELQAEEED; encoded by the coding sequence ATGAGTAATATACCTGAGAATCTGAAATATACAGAAGATCACGAGTGGGTTCGCCATGAGAGTGGTGATGAGTATGTGGCAGGGATCACTGACTACGCGCAGGAACTGCTGGGCGATGTGGTTTTTGTTGAATTACCGGAAGTGGGTGATGAAATCACGTTTGGTGAGGCATTCGGTACCGTTGAGTCGGTAAAAGCGGCATCTGACCTGTATGCGCCGGTGACCGGCACCGTTATCGCCGTGAACGAAGCACTGGAAGACAGCCCGGAACTGGTAAACAGCGAGCCGTATGAAGGCGGCTGGATGATCCGTATTAAAATCACGGATCCGGATGAGTTTGCCGGTCTGATGGACGCAGCCAAATACGCAGAACTGCAGGCTGAAGAAGAAGACTGA
- the gcvP gene encoding aminomethyl-transferring glycine dehydrogenase, whose translation MTQTLTQLENRGEFVRRHIGASPEQQQHMLKTVGAASLEDLTRHIVPDDIQLDIPPAVGEGATEQDALAELKIIAGLNQQFTSYIGQGYAPTILPPVILRNLLENPGWYTAYTPYQPEISQGRLEALLNFQQVTIDLTGLELASASLLDEATAAAEAMAMAKRVSKKKNANRFFIADDVHPQTLDVIRTRAEYFGFELIIDSAEKALDYDDVFGVLLQQTGTGGQIHDYRELLAQLHQRQVITSVAADIMALVLLEAPGKQGADIVFGSAQRFGVPMGYGGPHAAFFACRDAYKRAMPGRLIGVSIDAAGNRALRLALQTREQHIRREKANSNICTSQVLLANIAGMYAVYHGPEGLKRIAGRIHRLTDILAKALTDAGLRLRNTTWFDTLTIEVQDKAAVLARAKAARINLRTDLPGAVAVTLSETTQRECLENLYAVLTGQEAQWDIDALDAQVAASSESIPAALRREGEILKHPNFRRYHSETDMMRYLHSLARKDLALDQAMIPLGSCTMKLNAAAEMIPITWPEFGNMHPFCPPEQAQGYHVMIEQLSRWLVLLTGYDAMCMQPNSGAQGEYAGLVTIRRYQESKGEGHRTICLIPQSAHGTNPASANMAGMEVVVVACDEDGNIDLADLRAKAEQHSENLSCVMITYPSTHGVYEEGVREVCDIIHEFGGQVYLDGANMNAQVGVTTPGFIGADVSHLNLHKTFSIPHGGGGPGMGPIGVKKHLAPFVPGHTIVTSELLTSQGAVSAAPFGSASILPISWMYIRMMGAQGLRQASQVAILNANYIAARLKSAYDVLYTGRNGYVAHECILDIRPLKAKFGITEMDIAKRLIDYGFHAPTMSFPVGGTLMVEPTESESQTELDRFIDAMLGIRAEMERVGSGEWTAEDNPLVNAPHIQTELAAEWSHPYSREVAVFPTQSTRDNKYWPTVKRLDDVYGDRHLQCSCAPMSDYE comes from the coding sequence ATGACTCAAACTTTAACGCAGCTTGAAAACCGGGGTGAATTTGTCCGCCGTCATATCGGCGCATCCCCTGAACAACAGCAGCATATGCTGAAAACGGTCGGTGCGGCATCACTTGAAGATCTCACCCGCCATATTGTCCCTGATGATATTCAGCTGGATATCCCGCCTGCCGTGGGCGAAGGGGCAACCGAACAGGATGCGCTGGCAGAACTGAAAATCATTGCCGGGCTGAATCAGCAATTTACCTCTTACATCGGCCAGGGCTATGCACCGACCATTCTGCCGCCGGTAATTTTACGCAATCTGCTGGAAAATCCGGGCTGGTATACCGCGTACACGCCGTATCAGCCGGAAATCTCCCAGGGCCGCCTGGAAGCACTGCTGAATTTCCAGCAGGTGACTATCGACCTGACCGGTCTGGAGCTGGCATCTGCCTCACTGCTTGATGAAGCGACCGCTGCGGCGGAAGCGATGGCGATGGCAAAACGCGTCAGCAAAAAGAAAAATGCCAACCGCTTTTTCATTGCGGATGACGTGCATCCGCAAACCCTGGATGTGATCCGCACCCGCGCTGAATATTTCGGTTTTGAACTGATAATCGATAGTGCGGAAAAAGCCCTTGATTACGATGATGTGTTCGGTGTGCTGTTGCAGCAGACCGGCACCGGCGGACAGATCCATGATTACCGTGAATTACTGGCACAGTTACATCAGCGTCAGGTGATCACCAGTGTGGCAGCCGATATTATGGCGCTGGTCCTGCTGGAAGCGCCGGGCAAACAGGGCGCGGATATCGTCTTCGGCTCAGCCCAGCGTTTTGGTGTGCCGATGGGCTACGGCGGCCCTCATGCTGCCTTCTTTGCCTGCCGTGATGCTTACAAACGTGCGATGCCGGGCCGTCTTATCGGGGTATCCATTGATGCCGCCGGTAACCGTGCTCTGCGTCTGGCGCTGCAAACCCGCGAACAGCATATCCGCCGTGAAAAAGCGAACTCCAATATCTGTACCTCTCAGGTTCTGCTGGCAAATATCGCCGGGATGTATGCGGTCTACCACGGGCCGGAAGGTTTGAAACGGATTGCCGGCCGCATTCACCGCCTGACCGATATTCTGGCGAAAGCGCTGACAGATGCAGGTCTGCGTCTGCGTAACACCACCTGGTTTGATACCCTGACGATTGAAGTGCAGGACAAAGCTGCCGTTCTGGCCCGTGCCAAAGCGGCGCGTATCAACCTGCGTACCGATCTGCCGGGTGCCGTTGCGGTCACCCTGAGCGAAACCACGCAGCGTGAATGTCTGGAAAATCTGTACGCGGTACTGACCGGACAGGAAGCACAGTGGGATATTGATGCACTCGATGCACAGGTTGCCGCTTCTTCTGAATCCATTCCTGCCGCGCTGCGCCGCGAAGGGGAGATTCTGAAGCATCCGAACTTCCGCCGCTATCACAGCGAAACGGATATGATGCGCTATCTGCACAGTCTGGCCCGCAAAGACCTGGCGCTGGATCAGGCGATGATCCCGCTCGGCTCCTGTACCATGAAACTGAATGCGGCTGCGGAGATGATCCCGATAACCTGGCCGGAATTCGGTAATATGCATCCGTTCTGCCCGCCGGAGCAGGCTCAGGGCTATCATGTGATGATAGAACAGCTCTCCCGCTGGCTGGTGTTGCTGACCGGTTATGACGCCATGTGTATGCAGCCGAACTCCGGCGCACAGGGGGAATATGCCGGGCTGGTGACTATCCGCCGCTATCAGGAAAGCAAAGGTGAAGGGCACCGCACTATCTGTCTGATCCCGCAGTCTGCTCACGGCACTAACCCGGCCTCAGCCAATATGGCGGGGATGGAAGTCGTGGTGGTGGCCTGTGATGAAGACGGTAACATTGATCTGGCGGATTTACGGGCGAAAGCAGAACAGCACAGTGAAAATCTGTCCTGTGTGATGATCACTTATCCGTCCACCCACGGGGTGTATGAAGAGGGTGTGCGCGAAGTCTGTGATATCATTCATGAATTCGGTGGCCAGGTGTATCTGGACGGCGCGAACATGAACGCACAGGTCGGCGTGACCACGCCGGGCTTTATCGGCGCGGATGTTTCTCACCTTAACCTGCACAAGACCTTCAGTATTCCGCACGGCGGCGGCGGCCCGGGTATGGGGCCGATTGGTGTGAAAAAACACCTCGCACCGTTTGTGCCGGGGCACACCATTGTCACCTCTGAGCTGCTGACCTCTCAGGGCGCGGTATCCGCCGCACCGTTCGGCAGTGCTTCCATTCTGCCGATCAGCTGGATGTATATCCGCATGATGGGTGCGCAGGGGCTGCGTCAGGCCAGTCAGGTGGCGATCCTCAATGCCAACTATATCGCAGCACGGCTGAAATCCGCTTACGATGTGCTTTATACCGGCCGTAACGGCTATGTGGCGCATGAATGTATTCTGGATATCCGTCCGCTGAAAGCGAAGTTTGGTATTACGGAGATGGATATTGCCAAGCGTCTGATTGACTACGGTTTCCATGCACCGACTATGTCTTTTCCGGTCGGCGGCACACTGATGGTTGAGCCGACAGAGTCCGAAAGCCAGACGGAGCTGGATCGCTTTATTGATGCGATGCTGGGTATCCGTGCGGAAATGGAGCGGGTCGGCAGTGGTGAGTGGACAGCGGAAGATAACCCTCTGGTGAATGCCCCGCATATCCAGACTGAACTGGCAGCGGAGTGGTCACACCCGTACAGCCGTGAAGTGGCGGTATTCCCGACTCAATCCACCCGTGACAACAAATACTGGCCGACGGTTAAACGGCTGGATGATGTCTACGGTGACCGTCACCTTCAGTGCTCCTGTGCACCGATGAGTGATTACGAGTAA